The Podospora bellae-mahoneyi strain CBS 112042 chromosome 7, whole genome shotgun sequence genome includes a window with the following:
- a CDS encoding hypothetical protein (EggNog:ENOG503PYEF) — MCNWEETVYACQHRSKVRRQAYSCTVYTRYIYGECRFDSRRDKVFKVISYEDCEDCRRLYEFVNF, encoded by the coding sequence ATGTGTAACTGGGAGGAAACCGTCTATGCGTGCCAGCACCGGAGCAAAGTCCGTAGGCAAGCTTACTCCTGCACCGTCTACACTCGCTACATATACGGTGAATGCCGGTTCGACAGTCGCCGCGACAAGGTTTTCAAAGTCATCAGCTATGAGGACTGCGAGGACTGCAGGAGGTTGTACGAGTTTGTCAACTTCTAG